A region from the Deltaproteobacteria bacterium genome encodes:
- a CDS encoding DNA photolyase codes for MSSSNFEPNRFVIEESVADSPMVQQLLSRVSGAEIQFVSEVNSTSQMSAGTLEVVRFKGRFIKPCPGTSHYLCCGYQILHLGTNCSLGCTYCILQSYFPGAALRIFANMTDMWQQLEAHLRNSNRKVHRIGTGEFTDSLLLDPLTRMSEELVPFFADQDNAVLELKTKTTNVDLLGGLEHGGHTIVAWSLNTPYLIERQECGAASLSQRLAAAARCQAWGYRLAFHFDPLIAYPGWQQDYADLVAQLFKAVDPAGIAWISLGTLRFMPSLKATLFERIADSAILGEEFITGMDGKLRYFRDLRVEMYRHLSDLLRQGRRDLCIYLCMESDDIWREGLGFSAADRGGLVALLDQQALP; via the coding sequence ATGAGTTCGAGCAATTTTGAGCCCAACCGGTTTGTTATAGAGGAGTCGGTGGCGGACAGCCCCATGGTGCAGCAGCTCTTGTCCAGAGTTTCTGGCGCCGAGATCCAATTTGTCTCCGAGGTGAATTCCACCTCCCAGATGAGTGCTGGCACCCTGGAGGTGGTCAGATTCAAGGGACGATTCATCAAACCCTGTCCGGGAACCAGCCATTATCTCTGTTGCGGTTACCAGATACTCCATCTGGGGACCAACTGTTCTCTGGGGTGCACTTACTGCATCTTGCAGAGCTATTTCCCCGGGGCAGCTCTGCGTATTTTCGCTAATATGACCGACATGTGGCAGCAATTAGAGGCGCACCTGCGGAACTCCAACCGCAAAGTGCACCGCATAGGTACAGGTGAATTCACTGACAGCCTGCTGCTCGATCCCCTCACTAGAATGAGCGAGGAGCTGGTGCCTTTTTTTGCCGACCAGGATAATGCAGTTCTCGAGCTAAAGACAAAGACTACCAACGTGGATCTTCTCGGCGGCCTCGAACATGGCGGCCATACCATTGTCGCCTGGTCACTCAATACTCCATATCTCATTGAGCGACAGGAGTGCGGTGCTGCTTCATTGAGCCAGAGGCTGGCAGCGGCTGCTCGCTGTCAGGCCTGGGGATATCGGCTGGCTTTTCATTTTGATCCACTGATCGCCTATCCTGGCTGGCAGCAGGACTATGCTGACCTGGTGGCCCAACTGTTCAAAGCAGTGGATCCTGCTGGTATTGCCTGGATCAGCCTTGGCACCTTGAGATTCATGCCCTCCCTGAAAGCAACTCTCTTCGAGCGCATAGCGGACAGCGCTATCCTCGGAGAGGAATTCATTACTGGCATGGATGGCAAACTCCGCTATTTTCGTGACCTGAGGGTGGAGATGTACCGCCATCTCAGTGATCTTTTGCGGCAGGGCAGGCGAGATCTTTGCATCTATCTTTGCATGGAAAGTGACGATATCTGGCGAGAAGGCCTCGGTTTCAGTGCAGCTGACAGGGGTGGCCTCGTTGCCCTGTTGGATCAGCAGGCCTTGCCATAG